A stretch of the Halomonas sp. BDJS001 genome encodes the following:
- the gabT gene encoding 4-aminobutyrate--2-oxoglutarate transaminase, with protein sequence MSSNAELNELKHKYVAAGAASPATAFADHAENAEIWDADGNRFIDFAGGIGVLNVGHRHPKVVAAVKAQLDKLMHTCQTVMPYEGYVKVAEKLSQIVPVRGHAKVMLANSGAEALENAVKIARAATGRSNVICFDGGYHGRTFFTMAMNGKVAPYQSDFGPMPGTVFRAPYPVPYHGVSEDEAIRGLKMTLKTDANPKDTAAIVLEPVLGEGGFYPASTSFLTKVREICDEHGMLMIIDEVQSGFGRTGKMFAIEHSGVEPDIMTMAKSMADGMPISAIVGTDKVMDASGPNSLGGTYTGSPTACAAALAVMEVFEEENILEKSQALGDKLAKRFNLWADKFDCIDNVRNMGAMAAFELVSNKADHTPNPELAAALCKKAREEGLILLSCGMYGNTIRFLMPVTIQDDVLNEGLDIIESCLDSLV encoded by the coding sequence ATGAGCAGCAATGCCGAACTGAACGAGCTAAAACATAAATACGTCGCTGCTGGCGCCGCAAGCCCCGCAACGGCGTTCGCCGACCACGCTGAAAACGCTGAGATTTGGGACGCGGACGGTAACCGCTTTATCGACTTCGCGGGCGGCATTGGCGTACTCAACGTAGGCCACCGCCACCCCAAAGTGGTCGCGGCGGTAAAAGCACAGCTCGATAAGTTGATGCACACCTGCCAAACGGTCATGCCTTATGAAGGCTACGTGAAAGTCGCCGAGAAGCTCAGCCAGATCGTGCCGGTGCGTGGCCATGCCAAAGTCATGCTGGCCAACTCGGGTGCGGAAGCGCTGGAAAATGCGGTCAAGATCGCGCGCGCGGCCACTGGGCGTTCCAACGTGATCTGTTTTGATGGCGGCTATCACGGTCGTACCTTCTTCACCATGGCCATGAACGGTAAAGTGGCGCCTTATCAGAGCGACTTCGGCCCGATGCCGGGCACCGTTTTCCGTGCGCCCTACCCGGTGCCTTACCACGGTGTTAGCGAAGACGAGGCCATTCGCGGCTTGAAGATGACACTAAAAACCGATGCCAACCCCAAAGACACCGCAGCCATCGTGCTTGAGCCGGTGCTGGGCGAAGGCGGTTTCTACCCGGCCTCTACCAGCTTCCTGACCAAGGTTCGCGAAATCTGCGATGAGCACGGCATGCTGATGATCATCGATGAAGTACAGTCGGGCTTTGGCCGTACCGGTAAGATGTTTGCCATTGAGCATAGTGGCGTTGAGCCGGACATTATGACCATGGCCAAAAGTATGGCCGATGGCATGCCGATATCTGCCATTGTAGGCACAGACAAGGTGATGGACGCTTCAGGCCCCAACTCGCTGGGCGGCACCTACACCGGCAGCCCCACCGCCTGTGCGGCAGCGTTGGCGGTCATGGAAGTATTTGAAGAAGAGAACATTCTGGAGAAGAGCCAGGCCCTGGGCGACAAGTTGGCCAAGCGCTTCAATCTGTGGGCCGACAAGTTTGATTGCATCGACAACGTGCGCAACATGGGCGCCATGGCGGCATTTGAGCTGGTGTCGAACAAGGCCGACCACACGCCTAACCCCGAGCTCGCTGCCGCACTGTGCAAGAAAGCCCGGGAAGAGGGCTTGATCCTGCTCTCCTGCGGCATGTATGGCAACACCATCCGCTTTTTGATGCCCGTCACCATTCAAGATGATGTGCTCAATGAAGGGTTGGATATTATTGAGTCTTGCCTGGATTCACTGGTGTAA
- a CDS encoding diguanylate cyclase: protein MKEISPDKLYQLFNRSQRNTFNVIKTAPIGICITDSKGFFEMVNPAYCEFYGYREDELIGQHFTLVVPEAYRTRLSKLHDAFILGSEHQDHRQEWEVRCKNGEARTIIAEASRIEGDDGVPHKVTYIVDITQRKRLEERLKQANERLEYMAHHDELTGLLNRRQGLKRLEEELERCKRYGSALSIAMFDLDEFKTINDTYGHSVGDDVLLEVTEVVNQHLRSTDVQMRLGGEEFLILMPEIEAESAYIAVERIRQRVAEVSYSKHKLNITLSAGIASYAEASSTRLLDRADKAMYQAKQTGRNRVVIASSSP, encoded by the coding sequence ATGAAAGAGATTAGCCCCGATAAGCTCTACCAGCTTTTTAACCGCTCACAGCGCAATACGTTCAATGTTATTAAGACCGCTCCCATAGGGATCTGCATTACCGATTCCAAGGGCTTTTTTGAAATGGTCAACCCCGCCTACTGCGAGTTTTACGGCTACCGCGAAGATGAGCTTATCGGCCAACATTTTACACTGGTCGTCCCCGAGGCTTACCGCACACGTCTCTCGAAGCTCCATGATGCGTTTATCTTGGGAAGCGAGCATCAAGATCATCGTCAAGAGTGGGAGGTACGCTGTAAAAATGGTGAAGCTCGCACCATTATTGCCGAAGCTTCCCGCATTGAGGGAGATGACGGCGTACCACATAAAGTCACTTATATCGTTGATATTACCCAGCGAAAACGGTTGGAAGAGCGCCTTAAACAAGCCAATGAACGCCTGGAATATATGGCTCATCACGATGAACTCACAGGACTTTTAAATCGTCGTCAAGGGCTTAAACGCCTGGAAGAAGAGCTTGAACGCTGCAAACGGTATGGCAGTGCGTTAAGTATCGCGATGTTTGATTTAGATGAATTCAAAACAATCAACGACACATACGGCCACAGTGTCGGCGATGACGTGCTTCTGGAAGTCACGGAAGTTGTTAACCAACACCTGCGCTCGACTGACGTACAGATGCGCTTGGGTGGAGAGGAGTTTCTGATTCTCATGCCCGAAATCGAGGCGGAGTCAGCCTACATTGCAGTGGAACGTATCCGCCAGCGCGTTGCCGAAGTATCCTATTCCAAACATAAACTCAACATCACGCTATCAGCGGGCATCGCCAGTTACGCTGAAGCATCCAGTACGCGGCTACTTGATCGTGCCGACAAAGCGATGTACCAAGCTAAACAGACGGGGCGTAACCGTGTTGTCATTGCCTCGTCATCCCCGTAA
- a CDS encoding EAL domain-containing protein, with protein MSQCARVNDRCKRCEGDLPFEFTMAFQPIVDLTLAKIVTYEALVRGPQGESAWSVISQVTDDLLYRFDQACRVKAIEMASALDMQTDLSINFLPNAVYEPEACIQATLDVSKRVGWPTRRLIFEITETERVRDRQHLCNIIDAYRSMGFKTALDDFGNGYANLDLLTDLTPDKLKIDRELVMNCDSDCRRQALLNAIILLAKELGTTLIAEGVETRAEALWLARAGIVRQQGFYFAKPAINSLGADITPLLVGLKSEAESSSGAVNERD; from the coding sequence ATGAGTCAGTGTGCCCGCGTTAATGACCGTTGCAAACGCTGTGAAGGCGACTTGCCCTTCGAGTTCACCATGGCTTTTCAGCCCATTGTGGATCTGACGCTGGCGAAAATCGTTACCTACGAAGCACTGGTGCGTGGCCCACAAGGTGAATCCGCCTGGAGCGTTATTTCACAAGTCACGGATGATTTGCTGTATCGCTTTGACCAAGCCTGCCGGGTGAAAGCGATCGAAATGGCCAGCGCACTGGATATGCAAACCGACCTCTCGATCAACTTCTTACCCAACGCCGTTTATGAGCCGGAAGCCTGTATTCAGGCGACGTTAGACGTTTCCAAGCGCGTGGGCTGGCCCACCCGTCGACTTATTTTTGAGATTACCGAAACCGAACGCGTCCGTGACCGGCAGCATCTATGCAATATCATTGATGCCTATCGCTCCATGGGTTTTAAAACGGCACTGGATGACTTTGGCAATGGTTACGCCAATTTAGACTTACTCACCGATTTAACGCCGGACAAGCTCAAAATCGACCGTGAGCTGGTGATGAACTGCGATAGCGATTGTCGCCGCCAAGCGCTGTTAAACGCGATTATATTACTGGCAAAAGAGCTGGGTACAACGCTGATTGCCGAAGGCGTAGAGACCCGCGCAGAAGCGCTTTGGCTGGCCCGCGCCGGTATTGTTCGTCAGCAGGGTTTCTATTTCGCCAAACCCGCAATTAACTCCTTGGGCGCCGACATCACTCCCCTATTAGTGGGCTTAAAAAGTGAAGCAGAAAGTAGTTCAGGAGCGGTGAATGAAAGAGATTAG
- a CDS encoding CaiB/BaiF CoA transferase family protein has protein sequence MSELTKPLAGIKVLDISRVLAGPWCGQMLADMGADVIKVERPGSGDDTRHWGPPWLAGSEESAYYLCANRGKRSLTVDMAKPEGQAVIKQLVAQSDVLIENFKVGGLKRYGLDYASLKTLNPRLIYCSITGFGQESPYAHRAGYDFMIQAMGGIMSLTGKPDNEPGGGPVKSGVAFTDIFTGLYAANAILAALYQRRDSGQGCHIDMALMDVQVGVLANQALNYLTSGNVPQRLGNAHPNIVPYQAFATQDGHMIMAVGNDEQFKRFCTVLSLPALAEDPRFATNGARVNNRTLLVPQLEAALAQRSTDEWLAAFEAVGVPCGPINTLDRVFDDPHVKARGLKQTLPHDQAGQVDLVANPIRFNGAQMSATTAPPHLGQHTESVLEELGITLEQRKALRDAGII, from the coding sequence ATGAGCGAGCTAACCAAACCACTGGCCGGTATTAAAGTACTCGATATTTCCCGTGTGCTGGCCGGGCCTTGGTGCGGCCAAATGCTTGCGGATATGGGGGCGGACGTGATCAAGGTTGAACGCCCCGGTAGCGGCGATGACACTCGCCACTGGGGCCCTCCTTGGCTCGCGGGCAGCGAAGAGTCGGCCTATTACCTATGCGCTAATCGGGGTAAACGCTCGCTAACCGTTGATATGGCCAAGCCCGAAGGCCAGGCGGTGATTAAACAGCTGGTCGCTCAATCAGACGTGTTGATAGAGAACTTCAAGGTCGGCGGCCTGAAACGCTACGGCCTGGATTACGCCAGTTTAAAGACGCTTAATCCCAGGCTGATCTACTGCTCCATCACCGGTTTTGGCCAGGAGAGCCCCTACGCTCATCGCGCTGGTTACGACTTTATGATCCAAGCCATGGGCGGGATCATGAGCCTGACCGGCAAACCTGACAACGAGCCAGGCGGCGGGCCGGTAAAAAGCGGCGTCGCCTTTACCGATATTTTCACTGGGCTGTACGCCGCCAATGCGATTTTAGCGGCGCTTTATCAGCGCCGAGATAGCGGCCAGGGGTGTCATATTGATATGGCACTAATGGATGTCCAGGTGGGGGTACTCGCCAACCAGGCGCTCAACTACCTAACCTCTGGCAATGTGCCTCAGCGGTTGGGTAACGCTCACCCTAACATCGTGCCGTATCAGGCGTTTGCCACCCAGGATGGCCATATGATTATGGCGGTCGGCAACGACGAGCAGTTCAAACGTTTTTGCACGGTGCTTTCGCTACCGGCATTGGCGGAAGATCCTCGCTTTGCCACCAACGGCGCTAGAGTTAATAACCGCACGCTTCTCGTACCGCAATTGGAAGCGGCATTAGCCCAGCGCAGCACTGATGAGTGGCTAGCCGCCTTTGAAGCCGTTGGCGTCCCCTGTGGCCCGATCAATACGCTGGATCGGGTATTCGACGACCCTCATGTGAAAGCCCGCGGACTCAAGCAGACCCTGCCCCACGATCAGGCGGGTCAAGTGGATCTGGTCGCCAACCCTATCCGTTTTAACGGCGCCCAGATGAGTGCCACCACAGCACCGCCCCATCTGGGCCAGCACACTGAAAGCGTACTAGAGGAACTTGGCATTACCCTCGAACAGCGCAAAGCACTGCGCGATGCCGGGATTATTTAG
- a CDS encoding acyl-CoA dehydrogenase, protein MTHFNWDDPLLLEQQLTDEERQIRDAAYDYCQENLQPRVLTAFREERFDREIMTEMGELGLLGATVSPEYGGAGVNHVAYGLIAREVERVDSGYRSAMSVQSSLVMYPIETYGSEEQKQKYLPKLASGEMVGCFGLTEPDHGSDPGNMITRAEKVDGGYRLTGAKMWITNSPIADIAVVWAKSAAHDNQIKGFIVERGTEGFTTPKIEGKVSLRASITGEIVLDNAFVPEENLLPNVSGLKGPFGCLNKARYGIAWGVMGTAEFCWHAARQYTLDRKQFGRPLAANQLIQKKLADMQTEITLGLQAALQVGRLMDSGNWAPEMVSLIKRNNCGKALDIARQSRDMHGGNGVSDEYGVIRHMVNLESVNTYEGTHDVHALILGRAQTGIQSFF, encoded by the coding sequence ATGACGCATTTCAACTGGGACGACCCGCTACTTCTGGAACAACAGCTCACCGATGAAGAGCGCCAGATTCGTGATGCGGCCTACGACTACTGCCAGGAAAACCTTCAGCCCCGCGTGCTGACCGCCTTCCGTGAAGAGCGCTTTGACCGCGAGATCATGACCGAAATGGGCGAGCTTGGTCTGCTCGGCGCCACCGTATCCCCCGAGTATGGCGGTGCAGGCGTTAACCATGTCGCTTACGGTTTGATTGCCCGTGAAGTCGAGCGCGTGGACTCTGGCTATCGCTCCGCCATGAGCGTGCAGTCATCGCTGGTGATGTACCCCATCGAGACTTACGGTTCTGAAGAGCAGAAACAGAAATACCTGCCCAAGCTTGCCAGCGGCGAGATGGTCGGCTGCTTCGGTTTAACCGAGCCCGATCACGGCTCCGACCCCGGCAACATGATTACTCGGGCGGAAAAAGTCGACGGCGGCTACCGCCTGACCGGCGCAAAAATGTGGATCACCAACAGCCCGATTGCTGATATTGCCGTGGTCTGGGCGAAATCAGCGGCTCACGACAATCAGATTAAAGGCTTTATTGTTGAGCGCGGCACCGAAGGCTTCACCACCCCCAAAATCGAAGGCAAAGTCTCGCTCCGCGCCTCGATTACCGGTGAGATCGTGCTGGATAACGCCTTCGTTCCCGAAGAGAACCTGCTGCCCAACGTTAGCGGCCTTAAAGGCCCGTTTGGCTGTTTGAACAAAGCGCGTTACGGCATCGCCTGGGGCGTGATGGGTACCGCGGAGTTCTGCTGGCACGCAGCGCGTCAATACACCTTAGACCGCAAGCAGTTTGGCCGCCCGTTGGCCGCCAACCAGCTGATTCAGAAAAAGCTCGCCGATATGCAGACCGAGATCACCCTGGGCCTGCAAGCCGCATTGCAGGTGGGTCGCTTGATGGATAGCGGCAACTGGGCACCGGAAATGGTCTCGCTAATCAAGCGCAATAACTGTGGCAAAGCGCTGGATATCGCCCGCCAGTCCCGCGATATGCACGGCGGTAACGGCGTTTCTGATGAGTACGGGGTTATTCGCCATATGGTCAATCTGGAGTCGGTGAATACCTACGAAGGTACCCACGATGTGCACGCACTGATTCTGGGTCGTGCTCAGACAGGCATTCAGTCGTTCTTTTGA
- the csiR gene encoding DNA-binding transcriptional regulator CsiR: MEPGFKAETSQERDAPRQNLAISAYRQLKHDIIRGRYAPEQKLLMSRLKEQYGASTGPLREALSQLVADRLVVAISQRGYRVAPMSLAELNDIYDARAQLEGLILRLAIERGDDEWEATVLATAHRLAKVTDINTPDDLLDIWDQRHKAFHTAIASGCNSPHLLQMRNTLFDQVERYRHLWLQETVMSSKALALKRQEHAALVEVILARDTAQADTLMRDHLMTPVPIITRVLEARGIN; the protein is encoded by the coding sequence ATGGAGCCCGGTTTTAAAGCGGAAACCAGTCAGGAGAGAGACGCGCCGCGGCAAAATCTCGCCATCAGCGCCTACCGTCAACTCAAGCATGACATCATTCGCGGCCGCTATGCGCCGGAACAGAAGCTCTTGATGAGCCGCCTGAAAGAGCAGTACGGCGCCAGTACCGGACCACTGCGGGAAGCACTCTCACAGCTGGTCGCTGACCGCTTGGTGGTGGCCATTAGTCAGCGCGGCTACCGGGTAGCGCCAATGTCGCTGGCCGAACTCAACGACATTTATGACGCCCGCGCACAGCTCGAAGGGCTGATCCTGCGCTTGGCTATCGAACGCGGCGACGATGAGTGGGAAGCCACGGTGCTGGCCACCGCGCACCGGCTGGCCAAGGTTACCGACATCAACACCCCCGACGACCTGCTCGACATCTGGGATCAGCGACACAAAGCGTTCCATACCGCCATTGCCAGTGGATGCAACTCCCCTCACCTGCTGCAAATGCGCAATACCCTGTTTGATCAGGTGGAGCGTTACCGCCACCTGTGGCTACAGGAAACGGTGATGTCGTCTAAAGCGTTAGCGCTTAAACGCCAGGAGCATGCCGCCCTGGTGGAGGTCATTCTAGCTCGTGACACCGCCCAGGCTGACACCTTAATGCGCGACCATTTGATGACCCCAGTGCCGATTATCACTCGTGTCCTCGAAGCACGAGGTATTAACTAA
- a CDS encoding TAXI family TRAP transporter solute-binding subunit produces MRTLRSLYTTAAAASVLAVALPASAQQLSIATGGTGGVYYPIGGGFAEMINNHIEGAQATAEVTGASVENMGLIMRGDADLALVLADTAYQAYTGTDDFEGRQIENTRALASVYPNAVQLVTLAESDIESIADLAGKRVSVGAPGSGTELNARALLEANGISYEDFTPQRLNFNETADAIRDGDIDAGFWSVGPPTSSILNLAATRDIRLIGLSDEEVANAQEEEAVFAPYELAAGMYDGMDEAVQTIGIPNVLVVNADMDEELAYQLTQLLFENTDELIAVHPAANDTTVEFTMESTPVPLHPGAIRYFEEVGAEIPDRLRP; encoded by the coding sequence ATGCGAACTCTACGCTCTCTATACACCACGGCAGCCGCCGCATCTGTGCTAGCGGTTGCGCTTCCAGCAAGCGCTCAACAGCTCTCAATCGCGACGGGTGGTACCGGTGGCGTTTACTACCCTATCGGTGGCGGTTTTGCCGAAATGATCAACAACCATATCGAAGGCGCCCAGGCGACCGCCGAAGTCACTGGTGCCTCGGTTGAGAATATGGGGCTGATCATGCGCGGTGATGCTGACCTAGCGCTGGTACTCGCAGATACCGCTTACCAGGCCTATACCGGCACGGATGACTTTGAAGGTCGCCAGATTGAAAACACCCGTGCGCTTGCCTCGGTTTACCCTAACGCCGTACAGCTGGTCACCCTGGCAGAATCAGATATTGAATCCATCGCTGACTTGGCTGGCAAGCGCGTCTCTGTTGGTGCACCGGGTAGCGGTACCGAGCTAAACGCCCGCGCGCTGTTAGAAGCCAATGGTATTAGCTATGAGGACTTCACTCCCCAACGCCTTAACTTCAACGAAACCGCTGATGCCATTCGCGATGGCGATATCGATGCCGGTTTCTGGAGCGTTGGGCCGCCGACCAGCTCGATTCTTAATCTGGCAGCCACCCGCGATATTCGCCTGATCGGCCTGTCTGATGAAGAAGTGGCCAATGCCCAGGAAGAAGAAGCGGTATTTGCACCCTACGAGCTAGCTGCGGGTATGTATGACGGTATGGACGAAGCTGTTCAGACCATCGGTATTCCCAACGTGCTGGTCGTCAATGCCGATATGGACGAAGAGTTGGCGTATCAGTTGACCCAACTGCTGTTTGAAAACACCGATGAGCTGATCGCGGTTCACCCAGCAGCTAACGATACCACCGTTGAGTTCACCATGGAGTCAACCCCCGTACCGCTGCACCCGGGCGCAATACGCTACTTTGAAGAAGTCGGTGCTGAGATCCCGGATCGTCTGCGTCCGTAA
- a CDS encoding DUF1850 domain-containing protein, which translates to MQWQQRLLALLIACCPLAEVGASPASASAFMRLAVVTEQGDTLVDEAVPTDGRWCIKWQHSVEHFTVMDCYRNVAGVMQLERSHQPDFAAGLGHIFGRGEQVSDGEGGYWINAINEPVANNRYVLRVGSPAVNHRVVWPSGEHASVSLSEHAAGKRVTIQLIDPHASPRE; encoded by the coding sequence ATGCAGTGGCAGCAACGGCTGTTGGCGCTACTCATTGCATGTTGTCCGCTTGCCGAAGTGGGGGCTTCCCCCGCTTCGGCGTCGGCGTTTATGCGCCTGGCTGTAGTGACCGAACAGGGCGACACGCTAGTGGATGAAGCGGTACCTACTGACGGTCGCTGGTGTATTAAGTGGCAACACTCCGTTGAACATTTCACGGTGATGGACTGCTATCGTAATGTAGCGGGCGTCATGCAATTGGAGCGTAGCCATCAACCCGATTTCGCCGCCGGACTTGGGCATATTTTTGGCCGCGGCGAGCAGGTGTCAGACGGTGAGGGCGGTTACTGGATTAATGCCATTAACGAGCCTGTAGCAAATAACCGTTATGTGTTGAGGGTGGGGTCACCGGCTGTTAATCATCGTGTGGTGTGGCCAAGCGGTGAGCATGCATCAGTGAGCCTAAGTGAGCACGCCGCTGGAAAACGCGTGACCATTCAGTTGATAGACCCTCACGCATCCCCGCGTGAATAA
- a CDS encoding TRAP transporter permease encodes MSESNQPSSVVPGGNVIQPRMVLWSITIVAVGLSLFQLYSAGIQPLGLFYQRSIHLALIMVLAFLMFPAFGPTRKRGVLGWGLDLVFFAGAIITGGYLVLNLDEIFSRAGFWNSTDILVACIATVTVLEASRRAVGFGMTVIGLLAIVYAFAGPRGELPWLGEWMPGILEHRGYTIDRVAGQLYLGQEGIFGLPLGVAATYIFIFVLFGAFLECTGAGKFFIDMAYAATGRQRGGPAKAAVLASAGMGSISGSAIANVVTTGAFTIPLMKRLGYKPKQAGGIEAAASTGGQIMPPLMGAGAFLIAEYTNTPYLDIVKVSILPAIMYFATVYLFVHIIALKQGMQGLPKDELPQMRQVMKDGWHFLLPLAVLVWLLAMSMSPMRVGYYAVVTMVLVAVIRYGLWFFFVAPRQGQPVTASATKGMLRAGLAKLVEGLELGARNAVAVSMACAVAGIIVGVVGLTGLGLKFSSMMMAFSGGNILLALLMVLLASLILGMGLPVTASYIVLIVLVGPALTQEFGIPLLVAHLVVFWYSQDSNVTPPIALAGFAGAAIAGSKPMETSFQAWKFAKGLYLIPLFMVFNPEIIMGGPVPVVIWNGVIAILALGAFAAALEGYLFTRMSWLPRIAITAAIFGVFYPNLMTEIAGVVVMTVAIGANWLASKREAPVAPVSG; translated from the coding sequence ATGAGCGAATCCAATCAGCCGTCGAGCGTGGTGCCTGGCGGTAATGTGATTCAACCCCGCATGGTGCTGTGGTCGATCACCATTGTGGCGGTGGGTCTTTCCCTGTTTCAGCTCTATTCCGCTGGTATTCAGCCCTTAGGGCTTTTTTATCAGCGCAGTATTCACCTGGCGCTGATTATGGTGCTGGCATTTCTAATGTTTCCCGCCTTCGGCCCCACTCGCAAGCGTGGTGTATTGGGCTGGGGGCTTGATCTAGTCTTTTTTGCTGGGGCGATCATCACTGGTGGGTATTTAGTACTTAACCTGGATGAGATTTTTAGCCGTGCGGGCTTTTGGAACAGTACCGATATTCTGGTCGCCTGTATTGCCACGGTAACGGTACTGGAAGCCAGCCGCCGCGCGGTAGGCTTTGGTATGACCGTGATTGGCCTATTGGCGATTGTCTACGCCTTTGCCGGGCCGCGGGGCGAGCTGCCGTGGCTAGGTGAGTGGATGCCGGGCATTCTTGAACACCGCGGATACACCATTGACCGGGTTGCTGGGCAACTGTATTTAGGGCAAGAGGGTATCTTCGGTTTGCCGCTAGGCGTCGCGGCAACTTATATCTTTATTTTTGTCCTCTTTGGCGCTTTTTTGGAGTGCACCGGGGCAGGCAAATTCTTTATTGATATGGCCTATGCGGCGACGGGCCGCCAGCGCGGCGGGCCAGCCAAGGCGGCGGTATTAGCGTCGGCGGGTATGGGCTCGATTTCTGGCAGTGCGATTGCCAACGTGGTCACCACCGGTGCCTTTACTATTCCGTTGATGAAGCGGCTGGGCTACAAGCCCAAGCAGGCGGGCGGTATCGAAGCCGCGGCCTCCACCGGTGGGCAGATTATGCCGCCGCTGATGGGGGCGGGGGCATTCTTGATCGCTGAGTACACCAATACGCCGTACCTGGATATCGTCAAAGTCAGTATTCTGCCGGCGATTATGTATTTCGCCACGGTTTATCTGTTTGTGCATATTATCGCTCTCAAACAAGGAATGCAGGGCCTGCCCAAAGACGAGCTGCCGCAGATGCGACAAGTCATGAAGGATGGTTGGCACTTCCTGCTGCCGTTGGCCGTGCTGGTTTGGCTGTTGGCAATGAGTATGTCGCCCATGCGGGTAGGCTACTACGCAGTTGTCACCATGGTGTTGGTAGCGGTGATACGTTATGGGTTGTGGTTCTTTTTTGTGGCGCCCAGGCAGGGCCAGCCGGTAACGGCGAGCGCTACCAAAGGAATGCTGCGTGCTGGCTTGGCGAAGCTGGTAGAAGGACTAGAGTTGGGTGCGCGTAATGCAGTGGCGGTGTCGATGGCCTGCGCAGTGGCGGGCATTATCGTTGGCGTGGTGGGGTTAACCGGGCTGGGGTTGAAATTCTCATCCATGATGATGGCCTTCTCCGGCGGCAACATTCTACTCGCGCTGCTAATGGTGCTGTTGGCTAGCTTGATTTTAGGAATGGGGCTGCCGGTCACCGCCAGCTACATCGTCTTGATCGTGCTGGTGGGCCCTGCGCTTACGCAGGAGTTTGGCATTCCGCTTCTGGTCGCTCACCTGGTGGTGTTCTGGTACTCCCAGGACTCCAACGTGACGCCACCGATAGCCTTGGCAGGCTTTGCCGGGGCAGCGATTGCGGGTAGCAAGCCAATGGAAACCAGCTTCCAGGCATGGAAATTTGCCAAAGGGCTCTATTTGATTCCGCTGTTTATGGTCTTTAATCCAGAAATCATTATGGGCGGGCCAGTGCCGGTGGTGATCTGGAACGGGGTGATTGCCATTCTGGCGTTAGGTGCCTTTGCCGCAGCGTTGGAGGGCTATCTGTTTACCAGAATGTCGTGGCTGCCCCGCATCGCCATTACCGCCGCGATTTTTGGGGTGTTCTACCCCAATCTGATGACCGAAATTGCCGGGGTGGTGGTCATGACCGTTGCCATAGGTGCTAACTGGCTGGCCAGCAAGCGCGAAGCGCCTGTGGCCCCCGTTAGCGGTTAA